Genomic segment of Bemisia tabaci chromosome 9, PGI_BMITA_v3:
cgcacagtggattgagtcaaccagagaggtcggacatgaaattttttaggaaaactgcAACTGTTAGTGtttatttcctcacattttacatttcaagggatgctttagatggaaaatttcatgaggaaaccaatagaaccactttcagaacctcaaagttttgtaaaaacagagttataagcgtttaaagttttcaaatttcgtccgacctctcccactgactcgatccactgtgttaGAAGTTATCCCTTACCCCTCTCATCCTATCACTAAGGATACTATTTTTGGTCTCAGAATTAATATTAACATAAATATTATAAATATAATTCAGATTTTcgaaaatatcatttttttcaatatagaaCTGTCTGTAAATTAAAATTCTAGTTGTTATACTATTATTATTATGAGGATGAATAATTGAATACTGACGATTTTTCAtctagtaaaaaaaatatatttatatctCTTCTCTTCATCGATATTATTTATCATTCAATTATGATAgtcgtgttttttttaaaaaattacacaacaCACAATGGTTAGGACACTTATTATGGTTTCTTTGGCTCTTTCTGGCTCTGAAAATATGCTTTCCATGACTCGGGCATAGATGGCTTCGGGATTATTTTATGTGGCCAATCTGGAATACTCAGTTTGATCGTATTATTCTCCTTATCCTTGAGTTCGAATTCTTTAAACCAATAGAGCGTCCAAAATGCGTCGGCATCATTTTTGAGCGGATTGTGAACAGGGCAGTCCTTGCTGGTGCGGTTCCAGTAGGGTTTGTACCACTTGCCTTCCCCCGCGCCCCGACTGAGGTACTCGACGTAGTGTTTGCTGTTACAGAACAAGAGGTTGAACGGCAGTTCTGTGGTCGTCATGAGGACGCCCACCAGGCTTCCTATCAAACCCGCGTGTGGCGCCTTTTGCCCTCGATTCTTGAAGTTCACGTCGGCGTACGGTGCTTCTTTTCGTTTGATCAACTTCGGTTTGAATTTCAGCTGCCACCTGAAATCGAGTCAGAAGGTTCCTGATTTTTtcgtttaaggtgattcgatggacgctatattttgtgtcagaacgacatgcaatatatcgcacaggttggatcaatttttcagctactcgtaattttcctcgaattctgagatcgtaattctgttgtcaggagactaaaaaatgtacttaccaattttaacaaagaaattcaacgtaataaaggcgtggtttttttttaagagagaaaacattgcattcgGTACTAATATCGAAACCGCACTCGAtgtcatatttttcctctaaaataaccAAGCCTTTATTACGTTAATTTAGTTCGTCAAAATTAGTAAGAGAATTTTTTAGTATCCTGACAACAgaactgcgatctcaaaattggagaaaaatgacgagtagccggaaaaatggaattaataattaattgatgcgacatatcgcatatcgttctgacacaaaatatggcgacCATCGAATCACCTGAAGTTTGTCAAATCAAATCAACCGAcagtttcctcgaaatttttggtGACTTTCTCTCAGAGACGAAATATTTTAGGGACTCTCTACTTTtagatacacggaaaaaatgaaattgctgatttaacaattttacagttaaaaaaaagtgcccGACAAGTtgcaatgtagattttacaataaaaaaatgctaatttaaccatccTCGTGGTTGATTTAGCTTTCCACATTatataatttaaatttgaaacctgcaaacatgtttttttttttttttttttttttttcttttttaacaatttaattgttagatcagcaatctatttttttccgtgtaacttAGTAGGGAGCGTGTGGCTACTGAGGCTTTTGAAGACCTTTATAAGATCCCTCATCTCCCTCgagaaattttttgagaaaaaatatcacgagtcaaattttgacgtttcttAACGACTGGGTCGCTGAACCTTCCCTTCACTTCATATTCTCAAAATAGAGGGTGGGttagggtgtgccttatttttgagttttgcgaaaatcaagttggtcaacccctaaaaagtttctatgtagtctctaaatgaaccccctaaaaggaaaaaattttaaaacaattttaacccgtgcctcaaagggcctaaagggcctaaacccaaaattcaaaaattttggcaagcgacacatcaattctgaaggaaaatggcaagttacggcccttttagggcagaaattttgtccgttttgccgtatcttgaagcgtaaggtcacaaacggcccaatgacgacgtgaggctatggctggcggggcgcgcgcggccggcccgccgctgagcgtgcgcgcgcggcagggttgcgcatcgccgctttacaccggcgtagaggaacgaacggtggggtgggagggggatatccggtggaaaagcatccacattttctatccataatgaaaatgcattatactttttcaatatagatgaggaaatatgagccatacaaggaagtgatgaaaagagtgacaaatacatatatagtttgtacggttaggagtgtaagtggggaaaatttgccgtaactacagaacagccctgaaaatctccgggaaataaaagctgctattgatgagaggtttgcatgagaggtttaattaaggactaattaaaaagataggtgcgatgttgtcgaatcgtaagccctttacgcgatcaaaagcgattagtgtaaatttaattggaaaagtttaagaaaaatttgatgaaagaaaattgccccaaattcgggaagtgcttaaagtgtttttctatcatgtgaagtgtTCGCACATGAATGTCAATGGGTGCGTCGAAACTTGCCtttaattccaatatggaatgaaaaatgtagaatccctgtgatacatatagtgtctatgtttaccctccttttcattagtGCATTTAACGTGACATCAATTAGAAGGTTTTATTCGAGAGGTTCAATATGGCTTAcccacttacattttctggtactgaaccccccccccccccccccgccacagttacttgctataatcaaaaatgtaatattagtttctcgaaaaaatatgatttaatttggggTTTGAACCCCACTCTTTATAACCGTGGGCAATGCCCTTGACCACTCGGCTACTGGGAAGATTTGAGTTAATGAGGCTAATGTGTCATTTAGCCCCCTGGGTGAGGCCAGGCAATCAACATCAGCTGTAAGTTGGCGAAGCCAGAttgaaccgattgaataaaactttctaattgatgccgcgtcaaatacaccaatgaaaaggagggtaaacaaagtcttattgatgtatcaaaccttcagtgatttcatatgaaatgaaaaaacttattttcttccgtttggcgggactcataagcgagcgtgaatttttcctgtcgagaaactctctcctgggcgcgagctttcttcttgtctgctctcctcacctctgctgcaaggatagtatccttcactgtggatattatgcattctcattcaggttttcgctgaagaattaaaaatgctttatcctcttcattttccatgatatctagagtattgcataaagcaatgtcgaataacacgtcgatttttgccgtaaaatcagtctccaaattctcttgaaccagcgatcgacggctagcattttttgatacgcgcctccactcctcataaaaatgtaaacatttttaaaaacatggacactatgtatcacagggattctacatttttcattccatattggaattacaagatcagaggttttcgacgcaccgccattgacattaatgtgcgaaaacttcacataatagaaaaacactttaagcacttcccgaatttggggcaattttctttcatcaaatttttcttaaacttttccaattaaatttacactaatcgcttttgatcgcgtaaagggcttacgattcgacaacatcgcacctatctttttaattagtccttaattaaacctctcctgcaaacctctcatcaatagcagcttttatttcccggagattttcagggctgttctgtagttacggcaaattttccccacttacactcctaaccgtacaaactatatatgtatttgtcactcttttcatcacttccttgtatggctcatatttcctcatctatattgaaaaagtataatgcattttcattatggatagaaaatgtggatgcttttccaccggatatccccctcccaccccaccgttcgttcctctacgccggtgtaaagcggcgatgcgcaaccctgccgcgcgcgcacgctcagcggcgggcgccgcggcgcgcccgccagcccatagcctcacgtcgtcattgggccgtttgtgaccttacgcttcaagatacggaaaaacggacaaaatttctgtccaaaaagggccgtaacttgccattttccttcagaattgatgtgtcgcttgccaaaatttttgaattttgggtttaggccctttaggccctttgaggcacgggttaaaattgttttaaaattttttccttttagggggttcatttagagactacatagaaactttttaggggttgaccaacttgattttcgcaaaactcaaaaataaggcacaccctagGGTGGGTAGATTACATGATGATGTGTTGCGCATTTTTGGAACCAAAATCCTGGACAAGGCCGCCTTTAAACAGTTCAAAGactcgaaggaatttcaaaTGCACAGTAGTGGCGGGGAAAGATGGAGTGAACTATTCTGAACAATTCAATTTGTAGAAGTAATCAGTCCTTTTGAAGAGATAGAGCCAATCACCATTGATTTTGAACACTTTTCTTGAATTTCCTCACATTATGAACTTATTGACAATGGAATATTTTATCAAGAAATACACTGGAAAGACAATATGCTGGTTTAGCaactaggatgtcaaaaatgtgtctggtgatcccaagatgctgcctttactgcccctgCAGTTGAatttacatcctatgaatgcaaattcaattgcgtgggcaatcaaggcagcatcatAGGATCACCagaaacatttttgacatcctacgTGCTGATACagcatacaatttttttcagtgtattgacATTTTCTAACCTCTCCTCTCCTCACAGATCAAGGAGGTAAATTCGCAACAAAGCTAATACTggaaataaaacgagaaaaataaaaagaaaataaaacgaaaaggATACTAACTTTCCATCCTTTTTTTCATGAGCATACGTAAAGAACAATAAATCATCCTTATTGATAGCGTAATACCAGCGGTACGGTGGATGAATCGGGATGTTTTTGGTTTTCTTGTGGACTATTAGACTCGATACAAGAGTGTCTCCAGGTTTCACCTCCAGAGTTGCACCTTTCCCTTTCATGAACTCTCTACCGTGTGAGCGTCGTCGATGAAAGGCatctgaaatgtttttaaaagtattagTTTTGGAGGCAtcagaaatgttttaaaaactctAGGTTAAAATTGTTCTAATTTTTGGAGGGAAAgcgacagaggcggatccagcaatttggcaacaccggattgcctCAATTTagacctatgttaaataatcgattcttgtcggaacacttggcccctccaagaatcgatacatttccataggtttaaatggagaaaaaacaatgtagcaaatttgctggatccgccaatggagaGCGAAAAGGACGGGATCCTGCACTCACTTCAGCATGATTGCTTGCATAGGTATGCTTCGCTCGCATAAATGCATCTAATCAGTGTTGATTTTGCTATTTGGCAACAAtgattttcctctatttaaatccattgaaaatatcgattctaggtgaggcaagctgccccACGAAGgctcgattgttttacatacaccCCTTAACGCCGCGCCGTAGTTATAGTATACAGCCTATCGACAATGAAACTccaaaaccacttatctcgtttgcggtgtttaaatagctctgctcctattttatttcttcaaagaagagcaaatcaacatcattccttgaagtttttttacaattcatttCACACAGGGATTGcacaagatcaagatgacgccgATTAggtacatgatgcgcaagttggTAGaggagtatcggaagtggggtttggaagtcagTATTTCCAAATCCGAGTAACTGACTTTGGaaggtgatcagcaaagcattgggTTGGaagatgggcagcagatcaaaagCTGCGCGAGTCTTATAAGTACTTGGGGGTGCGGTTGACCGAGAATGGAAGAA
This window contains:
- the LOC109034661 gene encoding uncharacterized protein, whose protein sequence is MSHHIISLLILVLILQHTTDAFHRRRSHGREFMKGKGATLEVKPGDTLVSSLIVHKKTKNIPIHPPYRWYYAINKDDLLFFTYAHEKKDGKWQLKFKPKLIKRKEAPYADVNFKNRGQKAPHAGLIGSLVGVLMTTTELPFNLLFCNSKHYVEYLSRGAGEGKWYKPYWNRTSKDCPVHNPLKNDADAFWTLYWFKEFELKDKENNTIKLSIPDWPHKIIPKPSMPESWKAYFQSQKEPKKP